The segment TCCAACAGCAAAACATGGAAGACCCCGATTTGAGAGATTAAGATACCAGCAAGCATACTACCAAAAAGAACAGAAGTTGTATCGATAAATTGATGGGTGGTATTGACCTTCATCAGTTTTTCTTTCTTGAAAAGCTGCGGGACCACCGTCGAATTCACTACTGAGAATATTGCACCCACGCATGCAATAAGAAAGCCGAGGATGTAAATATGCCATATTTGCAACACACCCAGCATGTGTATCAGTGGAATGATTCCTACAAGTAAACCTTGCAGAAGCGCGCTGAAAAACATAAGCATTCTTCTAGGGAATCGATCTGCAAGCACTCCCGCGATCGGAGAAACGAAAATAAAGGGGAGTGTTTGTACAAAGAACATGACACCCATGCTTGCTGCAGACTGAGTCAGTTCATAAATCAACCAAGGGATGGCAATGATATAGAACTTATCCCCAAGCTTTGATAAAGCAGTACCTGAAAAGTAAAGAATGGCATTTTGCTCACGCCAGATAGTGTGTTTGAACACGGGCTTCACCTCTTATTCTGAGTTATCTTAATTATCAACTTTCTTAAAAGAGAGAAAAAGGGTAAAATTAGAGGAATAATGTCCCCTTTTATAGATGAGGTGTAATCAAATGAAAGATCGTTATTTTCAACTTAGGGCCGAATGGAAACACTTTGAGAAAAATACGCCTTATGAGATGAAACTTGAAGACTTAGAAGCGATTTGGTTCTGTTCACGAAAGAATGCAAAGCGCATTCTTAAGAAACTTGAGTTCGAGGGGCTTCTCCTTTATAAACCAGGACGAGGAAGGGGGAATATTTCACAAATTCAGTATAATTCCACCTTTCAGAATGAGGTTAAATGGTATATGGAGGAATGTGCTGAAGCCGGCGAACTGGATAAAATCGCTGAGATCCTCCGCCTTCCAATCCCTTCGCAGTGGTTGGTGAATTCCTCTTCTGAAATTCGCAAATTGCTTGGATTAAAGCGGGATGAATTGGAATCGAAGGATATCTTACATACGTTTAGAGCAAGGGACATCACCACGCTCGATCCTTTACGGGTATCTGTCTCATTGGAAACTCATCTCATTGAATATTTAGGAGATACACTTGTCCGTTATAACAGTGAAAAAGACTGTTTCGATCCACATATAGCCCATCATTTTCATGCGGACGAGGAGAAAAGGATATGGACCTTTTATTTACGAAAAAGTGTGTATTTCCATCAAGGGGGCAATGTAACGAGCAGGGATGTGGCCTATACAATCAACCGAATGAAAAATAGCCACCACTCCTACTCATGGCTCGCTAGAAACATCACGAAGATTGTCTGTTCCGATCCTCACAAGGTAGAAATTCACCTCGGGCATCCCAACCCATTCTTTTTACGCTATCTCTCCGCCATCCATTTTTGCATTCTGCCGGCAGATATAGAATTTGATGAATACAAATGGATTGGAACAGGTCCATTCCGTCTAAAAGAGAGGACAAAAAACAAACTCGTATTAGAGGCGAATGATGCCTATTTTAAAGTCCGACCACTGATAGATGAAATTCACTTCTACAGAGTGACGAAGGACGCTGCGAAAACCGTTTACCTATCCAGTGAAGCAGAAGTGGGAGAGGTCATCCCTAGTAAGCATAAGATTAAGGATGCGGGTCTTAGGTTACTATCGTTTAATTTAAAGAGGCAAAGTATCATCCAGCATCATTCCTTCCGGGAAGCAATCTATCATCTATTTGATGTGAAGAAGATGGCAAAAGAGCTTGGATGGGAAGTACTGGAGGCTAGAAGCTTTGAAATAGAGAAAGCCTGGCCACACGATAAGGATCCGAGCAGAATCTCTAGTCTACTAGCTGAATCGGGATACAAGGGAGAGACGCTCCATCTGTATCATTTTGAAAACTACCATGCCGTAGTGGAAGCCAAGTGGTTAGAAAAAGAGGCGAAGAATTACGGCATCTCGTTTATGCTATGTCCAATCTCTTTTAAGGAATTTACAGAAACGGAGAAGGAGCATGATCTCGATCTTTTAATCATGGGTCTATCCCTTTCCTTTGATAAACATTTAGCTTTTTCCTATGCCTTCCGTAACAAAGCGCTCCTGTTCAATCGATTGTTTAATAAAGAAGTAGAACAATATATTGATTCGGGATTGAATGCATTCGAAATGGCTGAGGAGAAAGAACATCGATCCTACTTGATGGAAGAAATGGAGCAATATTTACAACAAGAAATAGCACTTATTTTTCTCTACCACCCAGTGGTGACACGTGCGCTTGACCCGATCATAGAGGATGTAGAATCCCATTCTTTTGGACACTTGGACTATACCAAGTTGTGGGTACGGAGTTGAAAGGGGAGTCTTCTTGTAGGGTTTCAATAGTGAAAGAAGGTGAGTTTATGAATGTCTTTCAAACAGAACGTTTAACCTTAAGGGTATTAGAAACAATTGATACAAGAGCCCTTGAAAGAATTTGGGGAGATGAGGAGGTAATGGAACTTTGTACAGGGGCCACTCCTCACGAAAAGTTACCGAAAACAATAGAATACTACGCAAGGTGTCAGGATAAAAAAGGATTATCGGTGTATGCGGTTGTGGAGAAGGCCTCTGGTATTGTCATTGGAACTGCAGGCTTCAATGTGGAAGAAAAGCTTGAAAAAGTGGAGCTGATTTACCATTTTGCCAAAAGCTTTTGGGGAAAGGGATATGCTACCGAAGCGGCTAGGGCATGTGTGGAAATTGCAAAAGCAAATAATGCTGTAAGATGTGTGTTTGCTTCCGCAGATCCAGCTAACAAGGGCTCACTGAAAATACTAGAGAAAATCGGGTTTGAATGTAAAGGCCTGAAATGGTTTGACGATACGAGTCAAGAAGAGCCTTATTATGTGTTGATTATGGAGTAAATGGAGGATTTACTAATGTTGAAGTCAGATAGATTACGTTTGCGAAAGATGGAAAGTATGGACATCGAGCTTTATCATACTTGGAGAAATGACATGGATGTTATGATGACGACAAGTCCATCCCTAGACGTATACACGTTTGAAGAAACTAAGAGTTTTGTAGAGAATGTCATCCTTCCTTCGACTTCTGCCAAAAGTTACATGATCGTAGAAATGGAAAAAAACACTTCTATTGGGGTTACATCCCTGATAAATATTGATAGAAAGAATAGAAATGCAGAGTGCATTATTGATATAGGACAGAAGGAATCCTGGGGAAAGGGTTATGGATCTGAAGCACTAACGCTCATACTAGAATAT is part of the Sutcliffiella sp. FSL R7-0096 genome and harbors:
- a CDS encoding ABC transporter substrate-binding protein; amino-acid sequence: MKDRYFQLRAEWKHFEKNTPYEMKLEDLEAIWFCSRKNAKRILKKLEFEGLLLYKPGRGRGNISQIQYNSTFQNEVKWYMEECAEAGELDKIAEILRLPIPSQWLVNSSSEIRKLLGLKRDELESKDILHTFRARDITTLDPLRVSVSLETHLIEYLGDTLVRYNSEKDCFDPHIAHHFHADEEKRIWTFYLRKSVYFHQGGNVTSRDVAYTINRMKNSHHSYSWLARNITKIVCSDPHKVEIHLGHPNPFFLRYLSAIHFCILPADIEFDEYKWIGTGPFRLKERTKNKLVLEANDAYFKVRPLIDEIHFYRVTKDAAKTVYLSSEAEVGEVIPSKHKIKDAGLRLLSFNLKRQSIIQHHSFREAIYHLFDVKKMAKELGWEVLEARSFEIEKAWPHDKDPSRISSLLAESGYKGETLHLYHFENYHAVVEAKWLEKEAKNYGISFMLCPISFKEFTETEKEHDLDLLIMGLSLSFDKHLAFSYAFRNKALLFNRLFNKEVEQYIDSGLNAFEMAEEKEHRSYLMEEMEQYLQQEIALIFLYHPVVTRALDPIIEDVESHSFGHLDYTKLWVRS
- a CDS encoding GNAT family N-acetyltransferase, with the protein product MNVFQTERLTLRVLETIDTRALERIWGDEEVMELCTGATPHEKLPKTIEYYARCQDKKGLSVYAVVEKASGIVIGTAGFNVEEKLEKVELIYHFAKSFWGKGYATEAARACVEIAKANNAVRCVFASADPANKGSLKILEKIGFECKGLKWFDDTSQEEPYYVLIME
- a CDS encoding GNAT family protein, translated to MLKSDRLRLRKMESMDIELYHTWRNDMDVMMTTSPSLDVYTFEETKSFVENVILPSTSAKSYMIVEMEKNTSIGVTSLINIDRKNRNAECIIDIGQKESWGKGYGSEALTLILEYAFMELNLHRVSLRVFSHNEKAIHLYTKLGFEKEGVSREALYRNGRWHDIVHMGMLKSEYMLVAGNKKR